The proteins below are encoded in one region of Bremerella sp. P1:
- a CDS encoding glycine cleavage system protein H, translated as MSDELVFMMGKFEARFPTDRLYAKNHCWATRSGDSYRFGFSAYAVRLLQDVYFLEWQVDEGAKITEGQEIGFIESSKAESELYPPIPGVLARLNPELMSDPSRINVDMYGEGWLYEIEGSGEKLLDPHQYIEHLASVWEVTQRTIKGQLNE; from the coding sequence ATGAGTGACGAGTTGGTTTTCATGATGGGGAAATTCGAGGCCCGGTTCCCCACCGATCGGCTATACGCCAAAAACCACTGCTGGGCGACCCGAAGCGGAGATTCCTACCGTTTCGGGTTTTCTGCATATGCGGTGCGTTTGCTGCAGGATGTCTATTTCCTGGAGTGGCAGGTTGACGAAGGTGCTAAAATTACCGAAGGTCAAGAGATCGGCTTCATTGAAAGCAGCAAAGCCGAAAGTGAGCTCTATCCCCCCATTCCCGGTGTTCTGGCGCGGTTGAACCCCGAGTTGATGAGCGACCCTTCCCGGATTAACGTCGATATGTACGGCGAAGGATGGCTCTACGAGATTGAAGGGAGCGGCGAAAAGCTGCTCGACCCGCATCAATATATCGAGCACCTTGCGTCGGTCTGGGAAGTCACCCAGCGGACCATCAAGGGACAACTGAACGAGTAA